A window from Hoeflea sp. IMCC20628 encodes these proteins:
- a CDS encoding YeeE/YedE family protein, producing METEFTPWLSLAGGILIGISAILLMMFNGRIAGMTGILTGIIPPVSTDWAWRIAFLAGAVIGPMVFLAAGGAIPYAVPVSLPLLAFGGLIVGVGVYYGAGCTSGHGVCGMARLSPRSIAATVTFMIATGITVYVVRHIAGI from the coding sequence ATGGAAACAGAATTCACACCATGGTTATCGCTGGCCGGCGGTATCCTGATCGGCATTTCGGCGATTCTGCTGATGATGTTCAATGGTCGCATTGCTGGCATGACCGGCATTTTGACAGGCATCATTCCACCGGTTTCGACGGATTGGGCCTGGCGCATTGCCTTTCTCGCAGGCGCGGTCATCGGCCCGATGGTCTTCCTGGCTGCAGGCGGAGCGATTCCCTATGCGGTCCCCGTGTCGCTGCCGTTGCTGGCGTTTGGCGGCCTGATCGTTGGTGTTGGCGTTTACTACGGCGCCGGTTGCACTTCCGGCCATGGCGTCTGCGGCATGGCGAGGCTTTCCCCGCGGTCGATTGCCGCCACCGTCACATTCATGATCGCGACCGGTATTACGGTCTACGTTGTTCGTCATATTGCGGGGATCTGA
- a CDS encoding acyl-CoA carboxylase subunit beta — MREIIEEVEHRREQARLGGGQHRIDAQHGKGKLTARERLDVLLDEGSFEEYDMYKTHRCTDFGMEAQVFPGDGVITGWGTINGRPVYVFSQDFTVFGGSLSETHAEKICKVMDLAVQNGAPLIGLNDSGGARIQEGVASLGGYAEVFWRNVQASGVIPQISVIMGPCAGGAVYSPAMTDFIFMVKDTSYMFVTGPDVVKTVTNEIVTAEELGGASTHTKKSSVADGAYDNDVEALIEIRRMFDFLPLSSRETPPVIPTADAPDRIENALDTLIPDNANKPYDMREVIARVGDEGDFFEIQANHARNILCGFIRLNGSTVGVVANQPMVLAGCLDIDSSKKAARFVRFCDAFNIPILTLVDVPGFLPGTSQEYNGIIKHGAKLLFAYAEATVPKVTVITRKAYGGAYDVMASKHIRADVNYAWPTAQIAVMGAKGATEILYRSELGDPDKIAQRTADYEDRFANPFVAAQRGFIDEVIMPHSTRRRVVRAFEMLKTKKVTQPLRKHNNIPL; from the coding sequence ATGCGGGAAATTATCGAAGAGGTTGAACACCGGCGCGAACAGGCCCGGCTCGGCGGTGGCCAGCATCGCATCGACGCGCAGCATGGCAAAGGCAAGCTGACAGCGCGCGAGCGGCTCGACGTGCTGCTCGACGAGGGGTCGTTCGAAGAATACGACATGTACAAGACCCATCGCTGCACGGACTTCGGCATGGAGGCCCAGGTTTTTCCCGGCGACGGCGTGATCACCGGCTGGGGCACGATCAATGGCCGTCCAGTCTATGTATTCTCCCAGGATTTCACCGTGTTCGGCGGTTCGCTGTCGGAGACGCATGCGGAGAAAATCTGCAAGGTGATGGATCTGGCCGTGCAGAACGGCGCGCCGCTGATCGGGCTGAATGATTCCGGCGGCGCACGGATCCAGGAAGGCGTGGCCTCGCTCGGCGGCTATGCCGAAGTGTTCTGGCGCAATGTGCAGGCCTCGGGCGTAATCCCGCAAATCTCGGTGATCATGGGGCCATGTGCGGGCGGCGCGGTCTACTCGCCGGCGATGACTGACTTCATCTTCATGGTGAAAGACACGAGCTACATGTTCGTGACCGGCCCGGACGTGGTCAAGACCGTGACTAACGAGATCGTCACCGCTGAAGAACTCGGCGGTGCCTCGACCCACACGAAGAAATCCTCCGTCGCCGATGGTGCTTACGACAATGACGTCGAGGCGCTGATCGAAATCCGCCGGATGTTCGATTTCCTGCCGCTCTCGAGCCGCGAAACACCGCCTGTCATTCCGACGGCGGACGCGCCCGACCGGATCGAGAACGCACTCGACACGCTGATCCCCGACAACGCCAACAAGCCTTACGACATGCGCGAAGTCATTGCCCGGGTTGGCGATGAGGGTGACTTCTTCGAGATCCAGGCCAACCACGCCAGGAACATTCTGTGCGGCTTCATCCGTCTGAACGGTTCGACCGTCGGCGTTGTGGCCAACCAGCCGATGGTGCTGGCCGGCTGTCTCGACATCGATTCCTCGAAGAAGGCTGCGCGTTTCGTCCGCTTCTGCGATGCCTTCAACATTCCGATCCTGACGCTGGTCGACGTTCCGGGCTTCCTGCCGGGAACCAGCCAGGAATATAACGGCATCATCAAACATGGCGCCAAGCTGCTGTTCGCCTATGCCGAGGCCACAGTGCCGAAGGTTACCGTGATCACCCGCAAGGCCTATGGCGGCGCTTACGACGTGATGGCGTCCAAGCACATCCGTGCCGACGTCAACTATGCCTGGCCAACGGCGCAGATTGCGGTGATGGGCGCCAAGGGCGCGACCGAGATCCTCTACCGCTCCGAGCTTGGCGATCCGGACAAGATCGCGCAACGCACCGCCGATTACGAAGACCGCTTCGCCAATCCGTTCGTCGCCGCCCAGCGCGGCTTCATCGACGAGGTGATCATGCCGCACTCAACCCGGCGCCGTGTGGTGCGAGCCTTTGAAATGCTGAAGACCAAGAAGGTGACGCAGCCGCTGCGCAAGCACAACAACATTCCGTTGTGA
- a CDS encoding MBL fold metallo-hydrolase, which produces MSNYPVDMSVTPEVKAFFDPDTNTISYVVKDPASKSCAVVDSVMDIDYAAGRITYGHADKMIAWIKDNGLTLEWIIETHVHADHLSAAPYIQDKLGGKIGIGNKIMVVQDTFGKIFNEGTEFQRDGSQFDALFKDGDTYHIGRMQAFAMYTPGHTPACMVHVMGNAAFTGDTLFMPDGGSARADFPGGDAGQLYDSIQKVLSLPDDMRLFMCHDYGPNGRDIAWETTVGDEKANNIHVGGGKSREDFIKFRTERDNQLAMPRLIIPSLQVNMRAGDIPTDKDGRAMLKVPINGL; this is translated from the coding sequence ATGTCGAATTACCCAGTGGACATGTCGGTCACACCCGAGGTGAAAGCCTTTTTTGACCCCGACACCAACACCATCAGCTATGTGGTCAAGGACCCCGCCTCGAAGTCTTGCGCTGTCGTCGATTCCGTCATGGACATCGATTATGCCGCTGGCCGCATCACCTATGGCCATGCCGACAAGATGATTGCCTGGATCAAGGACAACGGGCTCACGCTCGAATGGATCATCGAGACCCACGTCCATGCCGACCACCTTTCCGCAGCGCCCTACATTCAGGACAAGCTTGGCGGCAAGATCGGCATCGGTAACAAGATCATGGTCGTCCAGGACACCTTCGGCAAGATATTCAATGAAGGCACCGAGTTCCAGCGTGACGGCTCGCAGTTCGACGCCCTGTTCAAGGATGGCGACACCTACCACATCGGAAGAATGCAGGCATTTGCCATGTACACGCCCGGCCACACACCTGCATGCATGGTGCATGTGATGGGCAATGCCGCCTTCACCGGTGATACGCTGTTCATGCCCGATGGCGGGTCGGCCCGCGCCGATTTCCCCGGTGGCGATGCGGGTCAGCTCTACGATTCGATCCAGAAAGTCCTGTCTCTGCCCGACGATATGCGCCTGTTCATGTGCCACGATTACGGCCCCAACGGTCGCGACATCGCGTGGGAAACCACGGTTGGTGACGAGAAGGCCAACAACATCCATGTCGGCGGCGGCAAGAGCCGCGAGGACTTCATCAAGTTCCGCACCGAGCGTGACAACCAGCTGGCCATGCCAAGGCTGATCATCCCGTCATTGCAGGTCAACATGCGCGCCGGCGATATCCCGACCGACAAGGACGGACGCGCAATGCTGAAGGTGCCCATCAACGGGCTTTGA
- the ppk2 gene encoding polyphosphate kinase 2: protein MTEFKSELDTKPNGAGTGHEAVDEKLSEDTGVEAPVADDEGAAGVKPAKLNTAEIRRDEAAIAQLFEQGVYPYKSKMRRVAYEKEKAKLQVELLKAQRWIEDTGQKVVMLFEGRDAAGKGGTIKRFTEHLNPRMARVVALNKPTDRERSQWYFQRYIEHLPSSGEMVLFDRSWYNRAGVERVMGFCSPTEYLEFMREAPEIERMLSRSGVLLFKYWFSVTQAEQLRRFGQREKDPLKQWKLSPIDKASLDKWDDYTEAKEAMFFYTDTADAPWTVVKSDCKKRARLNCMKHFLSSLPYPNKDHLVVHHPDRLIVGSSNHVIGTDDHILGKTLHPDIRKPKMPTV, encoded by the coding sequence ATGACAGAGTTCAAAAGCGAACTGGACACAAAACCCAATGGCGCTGGCACAGGGCATGAAGCGGTTGATGAAAAGCTTTCTGAAGACACGGGTGTCGAGGCGCCTGTCGCTGACGACGAAGGTGCTGCCGGGGTAAAGCCGGCGAAGCTGAACACAGCGGAAATCCGCAGGGATGAGGCGGCGATCGCGCAACTGTTCGAGCAGGGTGTCTACCCCTACAAGAGTAAGATGCGCCGTGTTGCCTATGAAAAGGAGAAAGCCAAGCTGCAGGTCGAGCTCTTGAAGGCCCAGCGCTGGATCGAGGACACCGGCCAGAAAGTGGTGATGCTGTTTGAGGGCCGTGATGCGGCCGGCAAGGGCGGCACCATCAAGCGTTTCACGGAGCATCTCAATCCGCGCATGGCCCGCGTCGTCGCACTCAACAAGCCAACCGACCGTGAACGCTCGCAATGGTACTTCCAGCGCTATATCGAGCATCTGCCGTCATCGGGTGAAATGGTCCTGTTTGACCGCTCTTGGTACAATCGCGCCGGTGTCGAGCGGGTCATGGGATTTTGTTCGCCGACCGAATATCTCGAATTCATGCGCGAGGCGCCCGAAATCGAGCGCATGCTCTCCCGCTCCGGCGTGTTGCTGTTCAAATACTGGTTTTCTGTCACCCAGGCCGAACAGCTCAGACGTTTCGGCCAGCGCGAGAAGGACCCGCTCAAGCAGTGGAAGCTGTCGCCTATCGACAAGGCTTCGCTCGACAAATGGGACGATTACACCGAAGCCAAGGAGGCAATGTTCTTTTACACCGATACCGCCGACGCGCCTTGGACGGTTGTCAAATCGGATTGCAAGAAGCGCGCCCGGCTCAATTGCATGAAGCATTTTCTGTCCAGCCTGCCTTACCCGAACAAGGATCACCTGGTAGTGCATCACCCGGACCGGTTGATTGTCGGTTCGAGCAACCACGTCATCGGCACCGACGATCACATTCTGGGCAAGACCCTGCATCCGGATATCCGCAAGCCGAAGATGCCGACGGTCTGA
- a CDS encoding helix-turn-helix transcriptional regulator — protein sequence MRARKLFVGGKIRAIRGEHGLTQAGFATKLGISTSYLNQIENNQRHVSASVLLALAEAFSIDITTLSDQDTDRLLADVAEALADPVSGGAQPSLTDVKLVVQNAPSFARAFLSLHQAMRRSGDQLAELDETLERSGALTDPTPYEEVRDFFHYVDNYIHELDLAGEALSQELAKSRGVSLKALADHIERRHRVRIVIGSGGEPGAGQSDAGSLRRFDPVSRVLWLNPRTPVSTQAFQIACQIALIEHDAAMTKIIEEARFRSADAAGICRIGLANYFAGAAILPYGAFSATARELRHDLVLLADRFSTSLEQVAHRLSTLQRPGQKGVPFFFARVDKAGNITKRHSATKLQFARFGSACPLWNAHSAFETPNRIIRQLAETPDGVRYLCLATAVSKPSGGWRDPVQSYALALGCEVAHAGELVYADALDIARAEAFEPIGVSCRICERRNCHQRAVPPLKRRLIVDPNMRRTVPYGLE from the coding sequence ATGCGAGCACGCAAACTCTTCGTCGGCGGCAAGATCCGCGCCATCCGTGGCGAGCACGGCCTCACTCAAGCCGGCTTTGCGACCAAGCTCGGCATCTCGACCAGCTATCTCAACCAGATCGAAAACAACCAGCGCCATGTCAGCGCCTCGGTGCTTCTGGCGCTCGCCGAAGCATTCTCGATCGACATCACGACGCTGTCGGATCAGGACACCGACCGGTTGCTCGCCGACGTCGCCGAAGCACTGGCCGATCCGGTGTCGGGCGGGGCGCAGCCATCGTTGACCGACGTCAAGCTGGTGGTGCAGAACGCCCCGTCCTTTGCCCGCGCTTTCCTGTCGCTGCATCAGGCAATGCGGCGCTCCGGCGATCAACTGGCCGAACTTGATGAAACGCTGGAGCGTTCCGGCGCGCTGACTGATCCCACCCCTTACGAGGAGGTGCGGGATTTCTTCCATTATGTCGACAATTACATCCACGAGCTCGATCTCGCCGGCGAAGCGCTGAGCCAGGAGCTGGCGAAAAGCCGCGGCGTCAGCCTCAAGGCGCTGGCCGATCACATCGAGCGCCGCCACCGGGTGCGGATTGTAATCGGCAGTGGCGGCGAGCCGGGAGCAGGACAAAGCGATGCCGGCAGTCTGCGCCGTTTCGATCCGGTCTCCCGCGTGCTCTGGCTCAATCCGCGCACCCCCGTCTCGACACAGGCCTTCCAGATCGCCTGCCAGATAGCGCTGATCGAGCATGATGCCGCGATGACAAAAATCATCGAGGAGGCGCGCTTTCGCTCGGCTGATGCTGCCGGTATCTGTCGCATCGGACTGGCCAATTATTTTGCCGGGGCCGCGATCCTGCCCTACGGCGCCTTCAGCGCTACTGCGCGGGAACTTCGCCATGATCTGGTGCTCTTGGCCGACCGCTTCTCGACCAGCCTCGAGCAGGTGGCGCACCGTCTCTCGACCCTGCAGCGGCCCGGCCAGAAGGGCGTGCCGTTTTTCTTCGCCCGCGTCGACAAGGCCGGCAATATCACCAAGCGCCACTCGGCCACCAAGCTGCAATTTGCCCGTTTCGGCTCGGCCTGCCCCCTATGGAATGCCCACAGCGCGTTTGAGACGCCCAACCGCATCATAAGGCAATTGGCTGAAACGCCCGACGGCGTGCGTTATCTTTGCCTCGCCACTGCGGTCTCCAAACCTTCCGGCGGCTGGCGCGATCCGGTGCAGTCTTATGCGCTGGCGCTCGGTTGCGAAGTCGCCCATGCCGGCGAACTTGTCTATGCCGATGCTCTGGATATCGCCCGCGCCGAGGCCTTCGAGCCGATTGGCGTATCTTGCAGGATCTGCGAGCGCCGCAACTGTCACCAACGCGCCGTCCCGCCGCTCAAGCGCCGTCTGATCGTCGATCCCAACATGCGCAGGACGGTGCCTTACGGACTCGAGTGA
- the aroQ gene encoding type II 3-dehydroquinate dehydratase yields the protein MTGTIYVLNGPNLNLLGKRQPEIYGSETLDDVEAASKSQAKTHGLTVLFLQSNAEHQLIDWIHEAREQAVAIVINPAAYTHTSVAILDALNTFDGPVIEVHISNVHKREEFRQHSFVSLRADGVIAGCGTQGYLLAIDRVARLVAAAN from the coding sequence GTGACCGGAACGATCTATGTCCTCAACGGACCGAACCTCAATCTTCTGGGCAAGCGCCAGCCTGAAATCTATGGCAGCGAGACCCTGGATGATGTCGAAGCCGCATCCAAAAGCCAGGCCAAGACCCATGGTCTGACTGTGCTTTTCCTGCAATCCAATGCCGAGCATCAGCTGATCGACTGGATCCATGAAGCGCGCGAACAGGCCGTGGCGATTGTCATCAATCCTGCTGCCTACACCCATACGTCAGTGGCGATACTTGACGCGCTCAATACGTTTGATGGCCCGGTGATCGAAGTTCATATTTCCAACGTGCACAAGCGTGAGGAATTCCGTCAGCATTCTTTTGTCTCGCTCAGGGCCGATGGCGTCATCGCCGGCTGCGGTACGCAAGGCTACCTGCTGGCAATCGATCGCGTCGCTCGTCTGGTTGCTGCCGCCAACTGA
- a CDS encoding DUF6691 family protein — protein MQKLIFSGLIGAIFGLGIAISGMANPAKVLNFFDVAGTFDPSLIFVMGGALITTAIGYVAVFGARKKPVFDAEFHLPSNKTIDARLVAGSATFGIGWGIAGFCPGGAIPALGFGGLDVIAFVGAMVIGIVLARAADTLRHKPAKAF, from the coding sequence ATGCAGAAACTGATTTTCTCCGGCCTCATCGGCGCGATCTTCGGTCTTGGCATCGCCATTTCCGGCATGGCCAACCCGGCCAAGGTTCTCAATTTCTTCGACGTTGCGGGAACTTTTGATCCAAGCTTGATCTTTGTCATGGGCGGAGCGTTGATCACCACCGCGATCGGCTATGTGGCGGTGTTCGGCGCCCGCAAGAAACCGGTGTTCGATGCTGAGTTTCATTTACCAAGTAACAAGACAATTGATGCACGGCTTGTCGCCGGATCGGCGACCTTCGGGATCGGTTGGGGCATCGCCGGGTTCTGCCCGGGTGGCGCAATTCCTGCGCTCGGTTTCGGCGGCTTGGACGTCATAGCCTTTGTCGGCGCCATGGTCATTGGCATCGTGCTGGCGCGCGCTGCCGACACTCTGCGTCATAAGCCAGCCAAGGCATTTTAA
- a CDS encoding benzoate/H(+) symporter BenE family transporter, translated as MSFWSTPLPVSMISAALVAALVGYGSTIALVLAAAAAVGADASQTASWVAAICFSKAIGSALLSSWKKVPIVLAWSTPGAALIAASTGVDIHQAVGAFVFAGLLIALTAAIRPLNRAVNAIPTGVASGMLAGVLLPFTMAVALHAANQAALVLPFIAVFLLVRLINPLMAVLAALIAGLVIAFTLGGASFPSTDVDWTSLNFIMPEFNPAVLLGLGVPLYLVTMASQNLPGFAVLRANGYEPPVTEALGVTGILSAFFALFGAHTISMAAITAAICLGDDVHPDKAQRWKVGLIYALVWLLLGLFGPVIVPAILAMPPEIIAVVAGLALIPPLIGALVSAFELPATRFAAAATFAVTASGVAAFGIGAAFWGLLAGLIVHLLDHLKSR; from the coding sequence CTGTCTTTCTGGAGCACTCCCTTGCCTGTTTCGATGATCTCCGCGGCACTGGTGGCAGCCCTCGTGGGTTACGGCTCGACCATCGCGCTAGTTCTGGCTGCTGCAGCAGCTGTTGGCGCGGATGCCAGCCAGACCGCCTCCTGGGTGGCGGCGATCTGCTTTTCCAAGGCCATCGGCTCGGCTCTGCTAAGCAGTTGGAAAAAGGTGCCGATAGTGCTGGCCTGGTCAACACCAGGTGCCGCGCTGATTGCCGCCTCCACCGGGGTTGATATCCATCAGGCGGTTGGCGCGTTTGTCTTCGCCGGCTTGCTGATTGCGCTGACCGCTGCCATTCGCCCGCTCAACCGCGCCGTCAACGCGATCCCGACAGGTGTCGCCTCGGGCATGCTGGCTGGTGTTCTGCTGCCTTTCACCATGGCAGTGGCTTTGCATGCAGCCAATCAGGCCGCACTCGTTCTGCCCTTTATCGCGGTGTTTCTGCTGGTCCGGCTGATCAACCCGCTGATGGCCGTTCTGGCCGCACTCATCGCTGGTCTGGTGATCGCCTTCACTCTCGGCGGAGCATCGTTTCCCTCCACCGACGTCGATTGGACGTCACTGAACTTCATCATGCCGGAGTTTAATCCCGCTGTTCTGCTGGGCCTTGGGGTTCCGCTTTACCTTGTCACCATGGCGTCGCAGAACCTGCCCGGCTTTGCCGTGCTGCGCGCCAATGGCTATGAACCGCCGGTAACCGAAGCGCTTGGCGTTACGGGTATTCTGTCCGCGTTCTTCGCTTTGTTCGGCGCCCACACCATCAGCATGGCCGCCATCACTGCCGCGATCTGCCTCGGCGACGATGTCCATCCGGACAAGGCCCAGCGCTGGAAGGTCGGGCTTATCTATGCCCTGGTCTGGCTCTTGCTCGGCCTGTTCGGTCCGGTCATTGTCCCGGCCATTCTGGCGATGCCGCCGGAAATCATCGCCGTGGTCGCTGGCCTGGCCCTGATCCCGCCGCTGATCGGCGCACTGGTCTCTGCCTTTGAGCTGCCGGCGACCCGTTTCGCGGCCGCCGCGACGTTTGCTGTCACCGCTTCCGGTGTCGCCGCCTTTGGCATCGGTGCCGCTTTCTGGGGCCTGCTTGCGGGCCTCATTGTCCATCTCCTGGATCACCTCAAGTCACGCTGA